A single Xylanimonas cellulosilytica DSM 15894 DNA region contains:
- a CDS encoding dihydrofolate reductase family protein: MRTLTFGMNVSVDGYIAAPGDDIGWSVPSDELFQWWSDRVAATDLSLYGRKLWETMSPHWPTAAQQPGVTPAEVEFAHRWLAMPKVVFSSSISAVDGNARLVTGDAITEITRLKAEDGGPMDIGGATLAAAAVRAGLIDEYVLATAPVLVGSGTPFFPALDNWVNLNLVETRTFPEGVVLTRYETRR; this comes from the coding sequence ATGCGCACGCTGACCTTCGGCATGAACGTGAGCGTGGACGGCTACATCGCCGCGCCCGGCGACGATATCGGCTGGAGCGTCCCGAGCGACGAGCTGTTCCAGTGGTGGTCCGACCGGGTCGCGGCGACGGACCTGTCGCTGTACGGACGCAAGCTGTGGGAGACGATGAGCCCTCATTGGCCGACCGCCGCCCAGCAGCCCGGCGTGACACCGGCGGAGGTCGAGTTCGCCCATCGCTGGCTGGCCATGCCGAAGGTGGTGTTCTCCTCGTCGATCAGCGCGGTGGACGGGAATGCCCGCCTGGTCACGGGCGACGCGATCACGGAGATCACCCGGCTCAAGGCCGAGGACGGCGGCCCTATGGACATCGGCGGCGCCACGCTCGCCGCAGCGGCCGTGCGGGCCGGGCTGATCGACGAGTACGTGCTGGCCACGGCACCGGTCCTGGTGGGCAGCGGCACGCCGTTCTTCCCCGCCCTGGACAACTGGGTGAACCTGAACCTCGTGGAGACCCGGACGTTTCCCGAGGGCGTGGTGCTGACGAGGTACGAGACCCGGCGTTGA
- a CDS encoding SDR family oxidoreductase — MTSGQMHGPMRGEVAYATSKAALAGVTATVAAELLDAGVVLNTINPGPVNTGYLDPESTDRPLEELDALRATTPFGRWGEPADPARLIGWLVGPAGSWVVGQVLTSDGGFGLQ, encoded by the coding sequence ATGACCTCAGGACAGATGCACGGCCCCATGCGCGGAGAAGTCGCCTACGCCACCTCGAAGGCGGCGCTCGCGGGCGTCACCGCGACGGTCGCCGCCGAGCTCCTCGACGCGGGCGTCGTCCTCAACACGATCAACCCCGGGCCCGTCAACACGGGCTACCTCGACCCGGAGTCCACGGATCGGCCGCTCGAGGAGCTCGACGCGCTGCGGGCGACGACGCCGTTCGGGCGGTGGGGCGAGCCCGCAGATCCGGCCAGGCTCATCGGTTGGCTGGTGGGCCCTGCGGGGTCGTGGGTCGTCGGGCAGGTGCTGACGAGCGACGGTGGCTTCGGGCTCCAGTAG
- a CDS encoding type II toxin-antitoxin system HipA family toxin, which yields MPDRLDVWVDGTHAGTLERTGDRIAFTYTAAYQHLRSAPSLSVSMPRHVARHDDAAAPWIDNLLPDSDAVRARWAARFGERRPTAFGLLRHMGADCAGAVQILPEGTIPDDAGGAEPVTEAEIAAHLRELRRDDSSWAFEQHGGRFSLGGQQGKFALTRTAEGEWHQPTGRTASTHIFKIGIGGLPHSDAAELVTMRTARTLGLAVAGAEVAWFEDQAAIVVERFDRVTRADRIHRLHQEDLCQALGLWRASKYESDGGPGVRELADLTVAVTSPRDLTQSRTDLGRAVTFNWVSAGTHAHAKNYALLHSGARTVLAPQYDLLSTALLWRPHEVRHTARLAMRLGGEYRLRAIRRRHLERAADDLGVEPDWLVDVAYAQATAFVDAVSDQVAAHRDLIDAATAQTFVDGAAQRAADVLRTLDATGPTADSPGPSPDRGVWIPPHTRGGRVVPGHWRTRPGR from the coding sequence GTGCCTGACCGGCTCGACGTCTGGGTCGACGGCACCCACGCGGGCACGCTCGAGCGCACCGGCGACCGCATCGCGTTCACCTACACGGCCGCGTACCAGCACCTGCGCAGCGCCCCGTCCCTGTCGGTCAGCATGCCGCGACACGTCGCCCGGCACGACGACGCCGCCGCACCCTGGATCGACAACCTGCTCCCGGACAGCGACGCCGTCCGCGCACGCTGGGCGGCCCGGTTCGGCGAGCGCCGCCCCACCGCGTTCGGGCTCCTGCGGCACATGGGAGCCGACTGCGCCGGCGCCGTCCAGATCCTGCCGGAGGGCACGATCCCGGACGACGCCGGGGGAGCGGAACCGGTGACCGAGGCCGAGATCGCGGCACACCTGCGCGAGCTGCGCCGCGACGACAGCTCCTGGGCGTTCGAACAGCACGGCGGACGCTTCTCGCTCGGCGGCCAGCAGGGCAAGTTCGCGCTCACCCGCACCGCCGAGGGGGAGTGGCACCAGCCGACGGGCCGGACCGCGAGCACCCACATCTTCAAGATCGGCATCGGCGGCCTGCCCCACTCCGACGCCGCAGAGCTCGTCACGATGCGCACCGCCCGCACCCTCGGGCTCGCCGTGGCAGGAGCGGAAGTCGCCTGGTTCGAGGACCAGGCCGCCATCGTCGTCGAACGCTTCGACCGCGTGACACGCGCCGACCGCATCCACCGCCTGCACCAGGAAGACCTCTGCCAGGCGCTGGGCCTGTGGCGCGCGTCGAAATACGAGTCCGACGGCGGCCCCGGCGTGCGCGAGCTCGCCGACCTGACCGTCGCCGTGACAAGCCCGCGCGACCTGACCCAGTCCCGGACAGACCTCGGGCGCGCCGTCACCTTCAACTGGGTCAGCGCAGGCACCCACGCCCACGCCAAGAACTACGCCCTGCTGCACAGCGGCGCACGCACCGTGCTCGCCCCGCAGTACGACCTCCTCAGCACCGCGCTCCTGTGGCGCCCACACGAGGTCCGCCACACGGCCCGCCTCGCCATGCGGCTCGGCGGCGAGTACCGACTCCGAGCGATCCGCAGACGGCACCTCGAACGCGCCGCCGACGACCTCGGAGTCGAACCCGACTGGCTCGTCGACGTCGCGTACGCCCAGGCGACCGCCTTCGTCGACGCCGTCAGCGATCAGGTCGCCGCACACCGCGACCTGATCGACGCCGCGACCGCACAGACCTTCGTCGACGGGGCCGCACAGCGCGCCGCCGACGTCCTGCGCACGCTCGACGCCACCGGCCCCACGGCGGACTCGCCTGGGCCAAGCCCTGACCGCGGCGTCTGGATCCCTCCCCACACCCGCGGAGGCCGCGTCGTCCCAGGCCACTGGCGGACGCGCCCCGGGAGATGA
- a CDS encoding helix-turn-helix domain-containing protein yields MIITTAQQLGALLRRARTDAGMTQAALAAATGVSRQWVISAEAGAPTARLDLVIDALRAVGLVLDVVPEEQDDALDEVLGRTRA; encoded by the coding sequence ATGATCATCACCACCGCCCAACAGCTCGGCGCACTCCTCCGCCGCGCCCGCACCGACGCCGGCATGACCCAGGCGGCGCTCGCGGCCGCAACGGGCGTTTCGCGGCAGTGGGTCATCTCCGCCGAGGCGGGCGCACCCACCGCGCGCCTGGACCTGGTCATCGACGCGCTGCGCGCCGTCGGGCTCGTCCTTGACGTCGTACCCGAGGAGCAGGACGACGCCCTCGACGAGGTGCTGGGACGCACCCGTGCCTGA
- a CDS encoding ribosomal protein L7/L12, protein MGFAVAAIVVMLLGIWISVEGRLRTMETNQKRLQRTVDAIATHLGLVEPDPAGIDDVDALLRDGKQIAAIKRYREITGAGLQEAKQAVDQRAGRATDR, encoded by the coding sequence ATGGGTTTCGCCGTCGCCGCGATCGTCGTCATGCTGCTGGGCATCTGGATCAGCGTGGAAGGCAGGCTTCGCACGATGGAGACGAACCAGAAGCGACTCCAACGCACGGTCGACGCCATCGCCACCCACCTCGGTCTCGTCGAGCCCGACCCCGCGGGGATCGACGACGTCGACGCACTCCTTCGCGACGGCAAGCAGATCGCAGCGATCAAGCGCTACCGCGAGATCACCGGAGCGGGCCTCCAGGAAGCAAAGCAGGCGGTCGACCAGAGGGCCGGCAGAGCCACCGACAGGTGA